Within the Neorhodopirellula lusitana genome, the region GATGCTGATGATTGTCGACGACAAGGCAATCATGGCCCATGTAGGTGATTCACGCTTGTATCTAATGCGAGCGGGTGAGATTCATCAGTTAACCGTCGATCATACGCTCTCCAATGAGATGTTTCTCGCCGGTGGGCTGACCAAAGAACAAGCTGCGAAAAGCCGTTACCAACATGTTTTGACGCGGAGCATCGGGCCGCACGAATCGGTCAACGTCGACACGCTGTTGTTCGACCTACTTCCCGGTGACCGATTGCTGCTTTGCTCGGACGGCTTGAGCAACTATTTCACCGATTCGGCAATCGTTGCCGAGTTGCTCGCCAAGCCTCATATCGTCAGTCAACCACACCCGTTAATCGATTATGCGAAGGACGCCGGTGGTGCAGACAATATCACCGCTGTCGTGGTTGAAACACTTTCAGAGTCGGACGCTGAGTCCATGCCGGGCACCGAGGAGCGGATGAATTTCTTGCGTAAGAGCTTTCTCGGTCGCAGCCTATCGGTTCGACGTTTGCTTCATCTGATGACGGCATCAGCAACGATCCACTGCAACGCTGGCAAAGAACTACTTGCCATCGATGCGAATTGTCCCGGCATGTACATCGTCATAGAGGGCTCTTTCCGCGTCATTGATGATGACATCGTTGAATCGGAGTTGGTTAAGGGAGATTGCTTCGGGCAAGCGACACTGATTGCGCCCGCCAAGTCACCCGCGAGATTGGTCGCCAACGAGGCCTCGCGAGTCCTGTTGGTGGATCGCCGAAACTTTAGTCGGCTAACCAAACGTCTCCCTCGTCTCGGCAATCTTTTACTTCGCAACTTATGCCGAAACCTGAGTGAGACAATTGTGGCTTCAGAAACGGCCAGGCCCATCAGCCTGGATGACACGGGGCCATTGGTATGACCATAGCACGACGCTGGTGGACGCCACTATCTCTGCTTGTGATCGGCGTGCTTAGCCACCCGGCGAACGTTGCTTCTCAAGGGCCTGATGCCCCCAAGGCCACCGACACGACCAATCAAGCGATCGTTCTTCAAGTCGGTACCAGAGAGAGTCTTCTGTTTGCGATCAAGAGCGCTGATGGGTCCTGCAGTGCAATCAGCATCGAACAGTGGGACCACTTGGCCGATGAGTTGAATCGAGAATTCAAGTTTCGGGAGCTGACACTTCCTGAAGTCGTTTCAGGTTCGGAAGATGGAAAGCTACAAGCCGCAGACGCGACAATCAGGGTGACATCCGGAGAGCTCGATCGACTTGAATTCCGTCATCTGCATTTTCGCACGGGGCTATCGAAGTCATCCACGGAAACAAGACGGACGCTGACGCGCACGACGCGGCATTAATGAAGTGGAAGGCGAACGACGCGTTTGCCAATCGTGCCGACGTGCTTAGGGTAATCCTTAACTTCCAGGAATACGCGATTGTTCTTACGCTTGGTAGCGAACTTCGCAAACGATTGAATGAAAAGTTGCTTCGCTTCCGAGAAATTGATGCCTGGAACGAACATGTCTATCACTACTTAGGAGAATGAGATGATGCTTCAAAATCGAGGGGTAGCGGGTGTAATACTAATCGCTCTCTCATTCTTTACGAGCGTTACGTTTGGACAGGATGGCACCTTTGAGGAGATCCCATCCGACGATCCGATCAAGTTGCAGGTTCCGGAAAAGCTACGAGTTGCCACCCGTGAAGTTCCTCCTTTTGCGATGCAAAACGAAGAAGGCCAATGGACGGGAATCAGTATCGACTTGCTTCGAGAAGTGAAAGCGGAGCTTGAAAACGAATCGGGCCATGAGATCGAAGTTGTCTTCCAAGTCATGTCGTTGACCGAGATGCTTGACGCGACGGAGAACGCGGAAGTCGACATCGCTGCTGCCGCGATCACGATGAACTACGAACGTGAAAAGCGAATGGACTTCACGCACTCGTTTCACACTTCCGG harbors:
- a CDS encoding protein phosphatase 2C domain-containing protein is translated as MKIAASALSDRGLKRDGNEDQYLIDESLGLYMVCDGMGGHAAGEVAAERAIEFTSKHISSHAQDLNSEVEKPGGYFRILKIAEEAVLAASQAVHRLSRSTPQYAGMGTTLTMLMIVDDKAIMAHVGDSRLYLMRAGEIHQLTVDHTLSNEMFLAGGLTKEQAAKSRYQHVLTRSIGPHESVNVDTLLFDLLPGDRLLLCSDGLSNYFTDSAIVAELLAKPHIVSQPHPLIDYAKDAGGADNITAVVVETLSESDAESMPGTEERMNFLRKSFLGRSLSVRRLLHLMTASATIHCNAGKELLAIDANCPGMYIVIEGSFRVIDDDIVESELVKGDCFGQATLIAPAKSPARLVANEASRVLLVDRRNFSRLTKRLPRLGNLLLRNLCRNLSETIVASETARPISLDDTGPLV